The following proteins come from a genomic window of Pectobacterium actinidiae:
- a CDS encoding LysE family translocator has product MTLTESLMAFTFAATLLTLTPGLDTALILRTATVEGSKKAFHAAFGINVGCLIWGAMVAFGLGTLIAASELAYNILKWCGAAYLCWLGLQMILKPRTELVMAAPQSAPKQQNWFIRGMLGNVLNPKIGVFYVSFLPQFIPAGHSVVLWTYLLVLIHVVIGTLWSSTLIAATRPLSGFLRRGSVVKWMDRTTGVVFLAFAARLAFSRR; this is encoded by the coding sequence GTGACCCTGACCGAATCGCTGATGGCTTTTACGTTTGCTGCGACCTTGCTGACCCTGACGCCGGGTCTGGATACCGCGCTGATTTTACGTACCGCTACCGTTGAAGGCAGTAAAAAGGCTTTTCATGCCGCGTTTGGTATTAACGTTGGCTGCCTGATTTGGGGCGCAATGGTAGCGTTTGGTCTGGGCACGCTGATTGCCGCATCGGAGCTGGCCTATAACATCCTGAAATGGTGCGGTGCTGCCTATCTCTGCTGGCTGGGTCTGCAAATGATCCTGAAACCCAGAACTGAACTGGTGATGGCTGCGCCACAGAGCGCACCGAAGCAGCAGAACTGGTTTATCCGTGGCATGCTGGGCAACGTATTAAATCCAAAAATCGGTGTGTTCTACGTTTCATTCCTGCCGCAGTTTATCCCGGCTGGCCATTCAGTGGTGCTGTGGACGTATCTGCTGGTGCTTATTCATGTCGTTATCGGCACGCTGTGGTCGTCTACACTGATTGCCGCGACGCGTCCGCTGTCGGGTTTTTTGCGCCGTGGTTCGGTAGTTAAATGGATGGACCGAACGACTGGCGTTGTTTTTTTAGCGTTCGCTGCACGTCTGGCTTTCTCCCGACGGTAA
- a CDS encoding type II toxin-antitoxin system HipA family toxin, with translation MTRCRILLTPLTHEEESATGYSRKGLKHLTGSMHASPTLRFTRQQFMHDLPQAQKGMSISGYQPKIQMVLEERAFTVVDHQGLYILKPSPSEFPHLAENEHATMTLMARLGFAVPPHGLLRFKPEQADDEPEFAFVIKRFDRDEKTGHPIHQEQLDGAMGIGEKFGKIHTDGRQYVSYERLALFLSKHVNDNIVFKIDLFRRIAYAYMLGNNDMHLRNFGLIHSRSGSLMLAPIYDFVSVAPYPTYFSSCFMALPLLIQEEGDKALAPEFETAYGEYLGMDFILFGQRIGLSENLTKKLLADFIKEAECVESTYRDSFMPAEAIDTTLRCYRHRLNLMSILDAERI, from the coding sequence ATGACAAGATGTCGAATTTTGCTGACACCGCTGACACACGAAGAAGAAAGTGCCACAGGCTATAGCCGTAAAGGGTTGAAGCATCTGACGGGATCAATGCACGCTTCCCCGACCTTACGTTTCACCCGACAGCAATTTATGCACGATTTGCCACAAGCACAGAAAGGCATGAGCATCTCTGGCTATCAGCCCAAAATTCAGATGGTATTAGAAGAACGGGCGTTTACCGTCGTTGATCATCAAGGGCTGTACATCCTCAAGCCTTCTCCGAGTGAATTTCCCCATTTGGCAGAAAACGAACATGCCACGATGACGCTAATGGCACGTCTGGGGTTTGCCGTTCCGCCACACGGGTTGCTTCGCTTTAAACCAGAGCAGGCTGATGACGAACCTGAGTTTGCTTTCGTTATTAAGCGCTTCGACCGCGACGAAAAAACGGGCCACCCTATCCATCAGGAACAGTTGGACGGTGCGATGGGGATCGGTGAAAAATTCGGTAAAATACACACGGATGGCAGGCAATACGTCAGTTATGAGCGGTTGGCTTTATTCCTTAGCAAACACGTGAATGACAATATCGTCTTCAAAATAGATCTGTTTCGCCGTATCGCTTACGCCTACATGCTGGGTAACAACGACATGCACCTGCGTAATTTTGGGCTGATACATTCGCGCTCAGGTTCGTTAATGCTGGCGCCGATTTATGATTTTGTTTCCGTCGCCCCCTATCCCACCTATTTTTCTTCCTGCTTCATGGCACTACCTCTGCTGATTCAAGAAGAAGGGGATAAAGCACTCGCGCCAGAATTTGAAACTGCATACGGAGAATATCTTGGTATGGATTTTATTCTGTTCGGACAGCGTATCGGGCTGAGTGAGAACCTGACCAAAAAGCTACTGGCAGACTTCATCAAAGAAGCTGAATGCGTTGAATCAACCTATCGGGATTCCTTTATGCCTGCGGAGGCGATTGATACGACGCTGCGGTGCTATCGACACCGCCTGAATCTTATGAGCATTCTCGATGCAGAAAGGATTTAG
- a CDS encoding HipA N-terminal domain-containing protein, translating to MRRQVKVYLYGVHIGQLSQDDDGYLFEYKKSYIGPPLSLSLPLQTGTFRSQTLPPYFASLAPEGWLRRQYSKLQHLDEKDLFGILIQNGKNLIGAVQLIGEDKP from the coding sequence GTGCGCCGTCAAGTAAAGGTCTACCTTTACGGTGTCCACATCGGCCAGTTAAGTCAGGACGATGACGGTTATCTGTTTGAATATAAAAAGTCCTACATCGGCCCGCCATTATCCTTGAGCCTACCGCTACAGACCGGAACATTTCGCAGCCAGACATTACCGCCTTATTTTGCCTCATTAGCTCCCGAAGGCTGGCTCCGGCGACAGTACAGCAAGCTTCAGCATCTGGATGAGAAGGATTTATTTGGCATCCTCATTCAAAACGGTAAGAACCTGATCGGTGCCGTGCAACTGATCGGGGAGGATAAGCCATGA
- a CDS encoding helix-turn-helix domain-containing protein encodes MNTPATAPTLLKLDAISEAIDELRHELARSDASSKEVMLEDHIHSLDVFGAQLNTRRKALGIELATLELQTGVSLSTLKRLFKDPAQVKFATVYSVCSALGIKLCAVK; translated from the coding sequence ATGAACACTCCTGCCACTGCACCAACATTACTAAAGCTCGACGCCATTAGCGAAGCGATCGATGAACTCAGGCATGAACTCGCGCGTAGCGATGCCTCCAGCAAAGAGGTTATGCTGGAAGACCACATTCATTCTCTGGATGTATTTGGCGCACAGCTAAATACGCGGCGTAAGGCACTGGGCATCGAACTCGCTACGCTGGAGCTACAGACTGGCGTATCCCTATCCACGTTAAAGCGCTTATTCAAAGACCCCGCTCAGGTGAAATTTGCCACGGTTTATAGCGTCTGTTCCGCGTTAGGGATAAAACTGTGCGCCGTCAAGTAA
- a CDS encoding alkylhydroperoxidase domain protein codes for MTHTNTLHTHDVLDALAEISPDSTLAAARKTRDAATRHTQGSYDALFNVDAADNATLPLSLRFWFATKISGWQQDEQLQHFYAERLADFPEPELTPALQLALDHAERLTKTPVQAAAPHVTALEKAGWSVDDIVTLSQLIAFVNFQSRLLRGYRLIAGHRVSQPHSQAAVAGQWHTQPQTHSGKSAPQAFTQAELGWEPWIAPKPLAEFNADEQAILARFGHTDSDYFRLLGRNLPVLEQRTLTDKGIFYTAGGLPRKERELIAAVTSKVNGCIYCASVHARKASQLSKQDSDVQRLLDVVPGGDLGIGQSPRWQAIIDFSARLSATPAQVNANDLKQLQEQGLDTLEIVDVVQSAAFFSWANRLMLTLGEPFWPEH; via the coding sequence ATGACGCACACTAACACGCTACACACCCATGACGTACTGGATGCGCTGGCTGAAATCAGCCCAGATTCCACTCTCGCGGCAGCCAGAAAAACCCGCGATGCGGCAACCCGCCATACCCAAGGCAGCTACGACGCGCTGTTTAATGTCGACGCCGCAGACAATGCGACATTACCGCTATCGCTGCGCTTCTGGTTTGCGACAAAAATCAGCGGCTGGCAGCAGGATGAGCAGCTACAGCATTTTTATGCCGAGCGGCTGGCGGACTTCCCTGAACCCGAGCTAACACCGGCGCTACAGCTGGCGCTAGATCATGCCGAACGCCTGACGAAAACGCCCGTGCAGGCGGCGGCGCCACACGTCACCGCGCTGGAAAAAGCAGGCTGGTCAGTAGACGATATCGTGACGCTATCGCAGCTCATCGCGTTTGTGAATTTTCAAAGTCGATTGCTGCGCGGCTATCGTCTGATTGCAGGCCATCGTGTCAGCCAACCGCATTCGCAGGCTGCTGTCGCGGGTCAGTGGCATACCCAGCCGCAGACGCACAGCGGTAAGTCTGCGCCACAGGCATTCACTCAGGCGGAACTGGGCTGGGAACCGTGGATCGCCCCCAAACCGCTGGCCGAATTTAATGCGGATGAGCAGGCGATTCTGGCGCGTTTCGGCCACACCGATTCCGACTATTTTCGTCTGCTAGGCCGCAATCTCCCGGTACTGGAACAGCGCACGCTGACGGATAAAGGAATTTTCTATACCGCAGGCGGCCTGCCGCGTAAAGAGCGAGAACTGATCGCCGCCGTCACCAGCAAGGTTAACGGCTGCATCTACTGCGCCTCGGTGCATGCCCGTAAAGCCAGCCAGCTCTCCAAGCAGGACAGCGATGTACAGCGACTATTAGATGTCGTCCCCGGCGGCGATTTGGGCATCGGGCAAAGTCCGCGTTGGCAGGCGATTATCGATTTCTCGGCACGTCTTTCCGCCACGCCCGCACAGGTCAACGCCAACGACCTGAAGCAGTTGCAAGAACAGGGACTGGATACGCTGGAGATTGTCGATGTGGTGCAGTCAGCCGCTTTCTTCTCCTGGGCTAATCGACTGATGCTTACGCTAGGTGAGCCGTTCTGGCCGGAGCATTAA
- a CDS encoding putative FMN-dependent luciferase-like monooxygenase, with amino-acid sequence MATKRLGFFTRLLDDASAQQRYRLATEQIVKAEQLGFDSAWVAQHHFHADEGGLPSPLVFLALVAAQTQRIQLGTGVITLPMEEPLRVAEDTAVLDLLSNGRLEVGVGSGGTPSSFAAFGHDSTQRGQILGRYLEKLRAAWRGEALSEDGNRLYPAAPHLDKRVWQATFSIEGAERAGKAGDGLMLSRTQPRPEHFPDATLADLQNPMIDAYLAALPAGVAPRILSSRSVFVADDRQLALSLAEKGLNRSAARSGTFRPIPHDSVEALIASFDSHVGTAQDVIASLRADSSLERATDVTFQVHSIDPPHALILRSLELIATQVAPALGWKPAVKQKSPIGQEIA; translated from the coding sequence ATGGCAACGAAACGTCTGGGATTTTTTACGCGGTTGCTGGATGACGCTTCCGCCCAGCAACGCTATCGGCTGGCAACGGAACAGATCGTCAAAGCAGAACAATTAGGCTTCGACAGCGCCTGGGTCGCACAGCACCACTTTCACGCCGATGAAGGCGGGCTGCCTTCACCGCTGGTGTTTCTGGCGCTGGTCGCCGCACAGACCCAACGCATCCAGCTCGGTACTGGCGTGATTACGCTGCCGATGGAAGAACCGTTACGCGTAGCGGAAGATACCGCCGTGCTCGATTTACTCAGCAACGGCAGGCTGGAAGTCGGCGTGGGTTCCGGCGGCACGCCGTCCTCATTCGCCGCGTTCGGCCATGACAGCACACAGCGCGGACAAATCCTCGGGCGTTATCTGGAAAAGCTGCGCGCCGCGTGGCGGGGGGAAGCATTGAGCGAAGACGGTAATCGGCTTTACCCTGCCGCCCCACATTTGGATAAACGCGTCTGGCAAGCCACATTTTCCATCGAAGGTGCCGAGCGTGCCGGTAAAGCGGGCGATGGCCTGATGCTTTCCCGTACCCAGCCGCGCCCAGAACATTTCCCGGACGCCACGCTCGCCGACTTACAAAACCCGATGATCGACGCTTATCTGGCCGCGCTGCCCGCTGGCGTCGCCCCACGCATTCTCAGCTCGCGCAGCGTTTTCGTGGCTGACGATCGTCAGCTGGCGCTGAGTCTGGCAGAGAAAGGGCTTAATCGCTCCGCTGCCCGTTCCGGTACGTTCCGCCCGATCCCTCACGACTCGGTAGAGGCGCTGATCGCCTCCTTCGATAGCCATGTCGGTACCGCGCAGGATGTGATTGCGTCACTGCGGGCTGACAGCTCGCTGGAACGCGCAACCGATGTGACATTCCAGGTGCATTCCATCGATCCGCCGCACGCGCTAATCCTTCGTTCGCTTGAACTGATTGCGACTCAAGTTGCCCCCGCTCTGGGCTGGAAGCCCGCCGTCAAACAGAAAAGCCCGATCGGGCAGGAGATTGCATGA
- a CDS encoding dipeptide ABC transporter ATP-binding protein, translating into MSLSASLQTSAAVPVLALENVTIAYRSDDREQTVVEGVSFHIQPGEVVALVGESGSGKTTTAQAVIGLLAENGRLTRGAIRLNGVDISGWSQKRLDSVRGAQISLIPQDPTSSLNPVQTIGEQVDEILRIHQREDRQSTRRKTLALLERVGLNQPELRAKQYPHELSGGMKQRVLIAIAIALKPALIIADEPTSALDVTVQKRILDLLDELRRENGTAVLFVTHDLGVAAERADRLLVFQNGYIQEQGPTLEVLSAPSSHYARTLLANVPSLNPSPRPQRANTSESDIIVSVENLVQTFPLSGRKGEHFRAVDDVSFSVARGTTHAIVGESGSGKTTTARSLLGFHHPSDGRILIDGADITHLKGEALRQFRQKIQLVYQNPFGSLDPSQRLYDIVEEPLRNFNRHTAAQRERKIHEMFERVALPVALLSRKPRELSGGQRQRVAIARALVLEPQVLVLDEAVSALDVTVQAQILRLLTELQESLGLTYLFISHDLAVVRQVADTVSVLYHGKQLESGPVEQIFAQPEHRYTRELIEAIPGQQHPAFARFHPPHIHTEPTFALNQGL; encoded by the coding sequence ATGAGCCTGTCAGCCAGCTTACAAACCAGCGCAGCCGTGCCTGTGTTAGCTCTGGAGAACGTTACGATTGCCTATCGCAGTGACGATCGTGAGCAGACTGTGGTCGAAGGCGTCTCTTTTCATATTCAGCCCGGTGAAGTGGTGGCGCTGGTGGGGGAATCCGGTTCAGGGAAAACCACCACCGCGCAGGCCGTCATCGGTTTACTGGCCGAGAATGGCAGGCTAACGCGTGGGGCTATTCGCTTGAACGGCGTGGATATCAGCGGCTGGTCGCAGAAGCGGCTGGACAGCGTACGCGGTGCGCAGATCAGCCTGATCCCACAGGATCCCACCAGTTCCCTGAATCCAGTGCAGACCATCGGCGAGCAAGTGGACGAGATTCTGCGGATTCATCAGCGGGAAGATCGCCAGAGCACTCGCCGGAAAACGCTGGCGCTGCTGGAACGCGTGGGGCTAAACCAGCCGGAACTGCGGGCGAAGCAGTATCCGCACGAGCTGTCCGGCGGCATGAAACAGCGCGTCCTGATCGCCATTGCGATTGCGTTGAAGCCCGCGCTGATTATTGCTGACGAACCTACCAGCGCACTGGATGTCACGGTGCAGAAACGTATTCTCGATCTGCTTGATGAACTACGGCGCGAAAATGGCACAGCGGTGCTGTTCGTCACCCACGATCTGGGCGTCGCCGCCGAACGTGCCGATCGCCTGCTGGTTTTCCAGAACGGCTACATTCAGGAGCAAGGCCCAACGCTTGAGGTACTAAGTGCGCCGTCAAGCCACTATGCGCGCACGCTGCTGGCGAATGTTCCGTCGCTAAACCCAAGCCCACGTCCACAACGTGCCAACACATCGGAATCTGACATTATTGTCTCGGTCGAAAATCTGGTGCAGACCTTTCCCCTGTCAGGCCGTAAAGGTGAACATTTTCGGGCGGTGGATGACGTCTCTTTCAGCGTGGCGCGCGGCACAACGCACGCCATTGTGGGCGAATCCGGTTCCGGTAAAACCACCACGGCGCGCAGCCTGCTCGGGTTCCATCATCCCAGCGACGGGCGCATTCTGATCGACGGCGCCGACATCACCCACCTGAAAGGTGAAGCGCTGCGTCAGTTCCGGCAGAAAATTCAGTTGGTCTATCAAAACCCTTTTGGCTCACTCGATCCGTCACAGCGGTTATATGACATCGTCGAGGAACCGCTGCGCAATTTTAATCGCCATACCGCTGCGCAGCGGGAGCGAAAAATTCATGAGATGTTCGAACGCGTTGCCCTACCCGTCGCGCTGCTATCACGCAAGCCGCGTGAACTGTCCGGCGGTCAGCGCCAACGTGTCGCCATCGCCCGGGCGCTGGTGTTGGAACCACAGGTACTGGTGCTGGACGAAGCGGTTTCCGCACTGGATGTCACCGTGCAGGCGCAGATTCTACGTTTACTGACTGAGCTACAGGAATCACTGGGGTTGACGTACCTGTTCATTTCGCACGATTTAGCGGTAGTACGCCAAGTCGCCGACACCGTTTCCGTGCTGTACCACGGCAAGCAGCTTGAATCCGGCCCGGTGGAACAGATCTTCGCCCAGCCCGAACATCGCTATACCCGTGAACTCATCGAGGCCATCCCCGGACAGCAACATCCGGCTTTTGCCCGCTTTCACCCTCCCCACATTCACACTGAACCCACATTCGCACTAAACCAAGGACTGTAG
- a CDS encoding ABC transporter permease translates to MTTVPLEKITFPLLRKRPLLRRYAFQPGLALAWLVMLTVVLWALFPGWFTSYSPTEGIAGAQRLAPDADYWLGTDQLGRDLYARIVYGAVHSLSGAFIAVGLGLVLGCLFGLLAGAVGGWLDSIVMRSIDVLLAIPGLLLALSVIILLGFGTVNAAIAVGVTSVASFTRLVRSEVLRVRHSDYVEAAYGSGGTFFSVLWRHILPNSLTTVFAFAALQFGSAILAISTLSFLGYGAPPPTPEWGLLIAEGRNYIATAWWLTTFPGLIVVLVVLSANRISQSIRRTER, encoded by the coding sequence ATGACTACCGTACCACTGGAAAAAATCACGTTTCCTCTTCTGCGCAAGCGGCCGCTTCTGCGTCGCTACGCCTTTCAGCCGGGGCTGGCGCTGGCCTGGCTGGTCATGCTGACCGTCGTACTCTGGGCACTGTTTCCCGGCTGGTTTACCAGCTATAGCCCGACGGAAGGCATCGCGGGCGCACAGCGGCTGGCACCTGACGCCGACTACTGGCTCGGCACCGACCAACTGGGGCGCGACCTCTATGCGCGCATTGTTTATGGCGCGGTGCACTCGCTTTCAGGCGCCTTTATCGCCGTCGGTCTGGGTCTGGTGCTCGGTTGCCTGTTCGGCCTGTTGGCGGGTGCCGTTGGCGGCTGGCTGGATAGCATCGTGATGCGCAGCATTGATGTCTTACTGGCTATTCCCGGCCTACTGCTGGCGCTGAGCGTTATCATCCTATTGGGTTTCGGCACGGTTAACGCCGCGATTGCCGTAGGTGTCACCTCCGTCGCCAGCTTTACCCGTCTGGTGCGTTCAGAGGTGTTGCGCGTACGCCATAGCGATTATGTCGAAGCCGCCTATGGCAGCGGCGGTACTTTTTTCAGCGTGCTGTGGCGACATATTCTGCCGAATTCACTGACCACCGTTTTCGCCTTTGCCGCTCTGCAATTCGGCAGCGCGATTTTGGCCATCTCCACACTCAGCTTCCTCGGCTACGGCGCACCACCGCCCACGCCGGAATGGGGATTGCTGATTGCCGAAGGCCGCAACTATATCGCAACCGCCTGGTGGCTAACCACCTTCCCCGGCCTGATTGTCGTGTTAGTTGTGCTGTCCGCCAACCGTATCAGCCAGTCGATCAGGAGGACGGAACGATGA
- a CDS encoding ABC transporter permease, which translates to MNRYLALRIGQALLVLWAAFTLSFILLQAMPGDAVLIKFQNPELGLSAEQIAQLRLSYGADTPVLTQYFHAIAQILRGDLGLSLQAGVPVTELIAANLPPTLLLAVLGFIAAGLLAFALAFLSTLTPFQWLRTALQSLPSLFISVPTFWLGIVLIQIFSFRLGLIPVINPGEWEGLILPVLTLALPISAPLAQVLMRSIDQVQTQPFVAVARAKGASRSGVLWRHIARNAMLPTLTIAGLLLGELIAGALITETVFGRNGLGQLTQEAVNYQDSSVLQAIVLISAAAFVVVNLVVDLLYPLLDPRLKRTPGATL; encoded by the coding sequence ATGAACCGATATCTGGCACTGCGCATCGGTCAGGCACTGCTCGTCCTGTGGGCGGCATTCACCCTGTCTTTTATCCTGCTTCAGGCGATGCCAGGTGATGCGGTACTGATCAAGTTTCAAAACCCAGAGCTCGGCCTGAGCGCCGAGCAGATCGCGCAGCTGCGTTTATCCTACGGCGCCGATACGCCTGTACTCACACAATATTTTCATGCGATAGCCCAGATACTGCGTGGCGATCTCGGTCTCTCTCTTCAGGCTGGCGTGCCGGTCACCGAGCTTATCGCCGCCAATCTGCCACCGACGCTGCTACTCGCGGTGCTGGGTTTCATCGCCGCCGGGCTGTTGGCGTTCGCCCTCGCGTTCTTATCAACGCTGACGCCGTTTCAGTGGCTGCGCACCGCACTGCAATCGCTGCCATCGCTGTTTATTTCCGTGCCAACCTTCTGGCTCGGCATTGTGTTGATTCAGATCTTCTCTTTCCGTCTGGGGCTGATTCCGGTGATTAACCCCGGCGAATGGGAAGGGCTGATTTTGCCGGTTCTCACACTGGCGCTGCCAATCTCCGCCCCGCTCGCTCAGGTGCTGATGCGCAGCATCGATCAGGTGCAAACCCAGCCGTTTGTTGCCGTCGCCCGTGCGAAAGGCGCCAGCCGCAGCGGCGTGCTCTGGCGACATATCGCCCGTAACGCGATGCTGCCCACGCTGACCATCGCCGGTTTGCTGTTGGGTGAGCTGATTGCGGGGGCGCTGATTACCGAAACCGTGTTTGGGCGTAACGGGCTCGGCCAGTTGACACAGGAAGCCGTGAACTATCAGGACAGCAGCGTGTTACAGGCCATCGTACTGATTTCCGCCGCCGCCTTTGTCGTCGTCAATCTGGTCGTCGACCTGCTCTATCCCCTTCTCGATCCGCGCCTGAAAAGAACGCCAGGAGCCACGCTATGA
- a CDS encoding TIGR04028 family ABC transporter substrate-binding protein, whose product MATFLHPHQKLTIFASLFLLGGALGAQAADDAPKIGGTLVYLEQQAHTNLYTPAGGFYPNGGILNQITDKLTYQNPETLEIEPWVAESWTVNADNTEYTFKIRPGITFSDGTPLDANAVAKNFDTYGLGNTALNQPISEVINNYLRSEVIDPLTVKFYFKKPSPGFLQGTSAIGSGLVSLSTLERNFNQLGNAKNIIGSGPFVVSSEKLGRELKLTARKDYNWAPVKSKHQGRAYLDGITYLVTPEDSVRIGALVSGQADFIRQIQAYDEKRVQSQGFNLYAPPTRGVNNSVVFRPDNPLVADIRVRKALLHATNTKEIIDTLFSDNYPQATSPLAKTAAGYVDLSSKLTFDPTQANKLLDEAGWKTGSQGLRQKDGKTLELTAYESLPQPQNKETLQLVSQQWAKVGVKLNVLAGDAGSKTVDSLDPLKTGVAPAMVGRADPDVLKSQYYPTVRNVLLQKGGSSDKVNTFVDTHLNTLLDGIAAETDRSKRLALVGEVQSYLIDQAYVIPIFEEPQVFAGAPTTKGIAFEAVGRPSFYNTWLDK is encoded by the coding sequence GTGGCGACTTTTTTGCATCCTCATCAGAAACTCACTATTTTTGCCTCATTGTTCCTTCTGGGTGGTGCGCTAGGCGCACAGGCAGCGGACGACGCGCCGAAAATCGGCGGTACGCTGGTTTATCTGGAACAGCAGGCGCACACCAATCTCTATACCCCCGCAGGCGGGTTTTATCCGAACGGCGGCATTCTCAACCAGATCACCGATAAACTGACATACCAGAACCCGGAAACACTGGAAATCGAACCGTGGGTTGCAGAATCCTGGACCGTCAATGCGGATAACACGGAATACACATTCAAGATTCGTCCCGGCATTACCTTCTCTGACGGCACCCCGCTGGATGCCAACGCGGTAGCGAAAAATTTTGATACCTACGGATTAGGAAATACGGCGCTCAACCAGCCGATTTCAGAAGTCATCAATAACTACCTGCGCAGTGAAGTTATCGACCCGCTCACGGTGAAGTTTTACTTTAAGAAGCCGTCTCCGGGCTTCCTGCAAGGCACGTCGGCCATCGGTTCTGGTCTGGTATCCCTCAGTACGCTTGAGCGCAATTTCAATCAGTTAGGCAATGCCAAAAACATTATCGGCTCTGGCCCGTTTGTGGTGAGCAGCGAGAAACTGGGGCGCGAACTGAAACTAACCGCCCGTAAGGATTACAACTGGGCGCCGGTTAAATCGAAGCATCAGGGACGTGCCTATCTGGACGGCATTACCTATCTGGTCACCCCAGAAGATAGCGTGCGTATTGGCGCGCTGGTATCAGGTCAGGCGGACTTCATTCGTCAGATTCAGGCCTATGATGAGAAGCGGGTACAGAGTCAGGGCTTCAATCTTTATGCGCCACCGACACGCGGCGTGAATAACAGCGTGGTTTTCCGCCCAGATAACCCGCTGGTCGCTGATATTCGCGTGCGTAAAGCGCTGCTGCACGCCACCAATACCAAAGAGATCATTGATACGCTGTTCTCAGACAACTACCCACAAGCCACGTCACCGCTGGCTAAAACCGCCGCAGGCTATGTCGATCTCTCCAGCAAGCTCACGTTCGATCCCACACAGGCCAACAAGCTGTTAGATGAGGCTGGCTGGAAAACCGGTTCACAGGGATTACGGCAAAAAGACGGCAAAACGTTGGAGCTAACCGCCTATGAATCCCTGCCGCAACCGCAGAACAAAGAAACGCTGCAACTGGTTTCTCAACAGTGGGCAAAAGTCGGCGTGAAGCTGAATGTACTAGCGGGGGATGCTGGCAGCAAAACCGTGGATAGCCTCGACCCGCTGAAAACTGGCGTAGCGCCAGCGATGGTAGGCCGTGCCGACCCGGATGTGCTGAAAAGCCAATATTACCCGACGGTACGCAACGTTCTGCTGCAAAAAGGCGGCTCCAGCGACAAGGTGAACACCTTTGTCGATACGCACCTAAATACGCTGCTGGATGGCATCGCCGCTGAAACCGACCGCAGCAAGCGACTGGCACTGGTTGGCGAAGTGCAGAGCTACCTGATCGATCAGGCCTATGTCATTCCTATTTTTGAAGAGCCGCAGGTGTTTGCAGGCGCGCCCACCACAAAAGGCATCGCGTTTGAAGCCGTTGGTCGCCCCAGCTTTTACAACACCTGGCTGGATAAGTAA